The following nucleotide sequence is from Lytechinus pictus isolate F3 Inbred chromosome 10, Lp3.0, whole genome shotgun sequence.
TGGATAAGTGTATGTGGTCATCTTTTCTGATTTGgatacaattttcaaaaataaaatattgattcaGTACGGTAACTGAAAGAAGAGAATATAGGTATCTTGTTGGAGTGACAATATAACTGGACATGGGATACAAGTTATGTAGTGGGGTCATTGTATGTTGTGTTGAAGGAAGTGGGGGGGTGGTAGATAGTTATCGATGTGTAGATCTGTTGGGAGGTTAGGACCTTTGGTTAGAACACTCACCTGTTGAGAGTTGAGTGTCACCTTGAGTATTGGATGGTTAAAATGCTGGCATCTGGACTTGGGGTTCATCGCTTCCATTCACGCTGACCTTCTTCTCTCCCTCACCCATCTCGCCGTCATCAGTGGTAGCTTGGTCTCGGTCGACTGTATCCATACTCTCCTCTGCCTTGCTGGAATCCTCTTCTCCGATCTTCTGGTCTATGAGCATTAAAGTagtaaaaagaaacaaaaatgtttagaaATTGTTACACATGATACTCATTGGACAACAGGTGTGACTGTTTATTTACATATTGTCAGCTTTTACAGACAATTTGACTGCTTATCCCCTTGAACAGTTATGATATGAATAGTGACAAAATTGTGTTTCACTTGATAACTTCTGTGATTTTGAAAATGAGTTGAAtatcttgctattttttttttttataaaaccaTTTGTCAGTATGGGATGAGATGAAATTATCCGGATTAAATTTGTCTTAAATCTCATCTTATATCCAATCGCTAAGTTTTTAAGATAAGTCATCAAAGGGcaatttaaaaacataaataaaaacatcacAGAGAGTATAgctaaaaaaaattttaattcaaaattccACAAATAATCAACAATTGGAAACAAAGAATCAATGGCCAATACATGTTTGTAAGATTGCAATGTCAGATTTTACTCAGTATATTTCAGATAGTTGGCCCTTTACCAAATACACAGGcttgaatacatgtatactgatTCTCAAAAATGGAATCCAAGAAGAAGCAGAAAATATAAAGAGTGTTAAATAACATCTACCTTCTTGATTTTCCTGTGGGGCTTGATCCATATTTTCCTCATCTTTGGTATCCTTTGCAGGAGACTTGGACCTGGACCGGTCACGACTTCCTTTCCTGaaagatgaaaaaattatgttaatttatcaTCCAAGATTCTATATTACAAGACTTGCAATCTCTAACGAAGGTGaagtctaccccccccccccatcaagttgatttgaacagaagaaaaataaaaaaaacactgacaatttcatcaaaagcaATTGCAAAATCAGAAAGACCCATTTTATatgttaatttcattaaaatatttgaacCTGTTGTCTATAACATCACTTAATTTGCTCATGCATGGCACAAATGGGGTATCAAAGGAAAGCAGATTAGTTTCTCTTTCACATCCATGCagaataatttcacaaaattcaatataatttgaatatcaaccctctagatttggattacctTTTTTCTGAAACGCACTGTATATTTAAAAACTAGCAGGTAGTGTATACAAATTTTTGGACTAGCCATGCCTCTTTTAGAAGTGGTATCCCACCTACCTACTATCACCTCTCTCTTCTGATCTACTGCTCTTCTCTCTAGAGCCCCTTCTGCTATGTCTTCTTTCCCTGGATCTACTCCTAGACTTATCCCTTCTCCTCTCTTTGGAACGACTCCTCCTACGATCTCTTGATCGGCTTCGATGGCGATGCTCGCTTGACCTGCTCCTTCGTCTATCACGTGTTCTATCCCGAGAGCGGCTACGACGTCTATCACGAGATCTGCTGCGGCGACGATCGCGGGACCTGCTCCTCCTCCTCCGATCACGGGATCTCGACCTTGATCGCCTCCTTgacctttctctctctctcttttccctctccttgcgcctttcttctctctccctttccctctccttttccctttcccgttctcttttccttctttcttccctctccttttctctttccttttctcgctcttctctttctttcctgattTTATCTTCCCTGTCTGTTATTAGTTTATGCCTTTTGTCCTGTGAAacacaaaaggaaaaaaaatcatatttcaatcaTATAATCAATAACATATCTGGACAAAAAGAAGCAAGATTTacaggtatttttttatttaaaaaatgctgATTCCAAAGCTATATGCCATTTTGTAACATTTacaaatgggcaattccataaaatatgtacgtccgaccccctatatgtgggaccttcatgatttttttgtctctgatttcttattcttttgacagtctgtaacgTTCTCTAattgaccatgacttggtcagtttataaatggggtcggacgtacaaaaaggttgatcattttatggaattgcccaaatgAATGTATTACTATTGGAATCAATTCAAAACATTTCATTAGATTAGCCTCTTGTTCAGGGAGTTTCAGAAGTATAATGAACCCTGTCGCAATTATCTTTTTTAACAagtaaattaaacaaataacatatttcatcaCTTATGTGCCATAACTGCAAATTGGCATCAGTAATattcttctttcatttcaaaCCTTTCCTTTTGGATTTTATGTAAACATTGATAAAGTTCTTAACTTCATGAATTCAGGCCATACAGAGTAGAATTAATTACCCTAATTTCTTCAATAGTGAGTTTGATCTTGGCAAATCCCATGTGTTGTTTGCCCATTAGATGATCATCTACTCTTGTCTGTGAGTCACCTACGATGAGGAATGCTCCGCAAACCTCACACACTTCCATCTGCTTTTCCTGGGAAAGAATGGTGTCCAATACTTCCTCTGATGCCTGGTAATATCAAGTACAGAAAGAACGTGAAGGGTATTCTTGACAAACTTTCTAATGTGAGTGGTTACATGATTGGGAATCCAATCATTGCACTATGCAAATTTCACTTGACTTTGTAGCTTCACATTCACTACTTTTTAAATTCACATTTCAAAGTCAGCTGTCATAACATCTAGTGGAACTTATGACAACAATTTTCCTTATTGGTTATATTCTGTAAATTATCAGACCTTTTTCCCTGCACAATGTCAGTGATGTCAGTACAATTATTGCTTTTTCATGGGCATCTGGGCCATAAgtgaatttgtaaacaaaaaagtaaCCACAAATTGTTGGTATACCCAATGCTCATGACTTATCTAATTGTGCACTGGCAAGAGGCAAATCTAACCAAACAGAAGCCTTCTACCAAATGGCTCATCTTATATCAATGCCTCTTACTCTGACTTTCATTAATACTTACAGCTTGCAACTCTGCCCTCTCCATGGTTAGTTTATCGCATAGCTTCATGACGTTTTGGGCTTCATCTACCCTTCCTTCACAGCCTAAGGATTCCACCTGCTCTAGGAGTGAGGTGATGCGTTCTGATAGGATCTTAATCTGCTCTTCATCAGGACCTCTATTAGGAGCTGTCAGCTGCACAACACAAAATGGAGAGGTTGCTTTCATAACATCAAGGacataattttcattcaattcaattttgattTCTTCCTTGATTTTATTACTCTTAACAAGCTAGAGAAATTGCAGCATGTGTGTACAATGCAGGGGCAAACTGGCGACTTTGCAATACCAAGATTtcaagatttaaacaaaaaagacaaactATATAGGGCTGCATGATATTGCACAACTGGGTTTAGCaggaaaatattgttgaaatattgtcTCCTATCAATAAAAGACACACATCCTCAATGTCTGCCACTTGGCTGGCATAAAAATATCTCGACAATGTACACtgaaaagggggggggaggtaaGAAATGGTTTGTGTTGAAAGTATTATGACCCTTTCTCTAGACTTTCATTATCCACAAGTTGAATTGTGAATGACTGGGTTTTCGGCTGGTTATAACTGATGATTGAACTTTGAGCTAGTATTTATGTCTGAAACACAAAAGAGGCCCACTTGTTTACAATACTACCGAACGCGATACATTGCCTCCCAATATCATCCATTATCATCATACTATGCAGCcctaatagaaaaaaaatcaaagtatttTCAAGAAGAAACTGACAAATCACCAGACATACTGctcctggaaaaaaaaacatataaaatttgcaaaaatatcCTGACCAGTATCAATCTTGAAATATACATTCAGCCCTTGATTATAATTAGTTCTAAATAAAGAGAGATGAGACAGATGATTACATTTGCTCTGTTGCTGTTGAGTGCCAGTCTGGAATGGCCTCTCTTGATTCTCTTCTCAACATCATTCATGATCTGTTGGAGATATTGCAAGAACTCCTCCTCATAATTCATCCGCTTAAAACGGCTACTCTCCTTGTAACTGCAGAATAAAAGACATGAAATAGATGTCAGCGGGTATGGAAGGAAATGGGTACAGGTAACATGTGGGAAGGGGAACCTGCTTACGAAGTTACAATGACATGAATCTAGTAGCCAAATAAATGAAAGCATCTCAAGTTTAAATTAAAACTTTTGTTCATTGTAATACTTATTGTGAGCAACTGACTTAATACAAAGTTTAGAAACCCTATACCAGAGAACGATTTCATAGGTCTTACTTATTTGGCTAATTATTCAGAATCATTTGACAAACATACATACATTAATACTTGGTggttattttatttgattctgTAATTAACAATGTAAAGGGAATTTACTGTCACAGTGTTGATAAAGATAATTTCAACATTTAAGGAATGTAAGAAATATGAATTTACCAGTGGTCAACAAAAAAGCTGATGTGGACTTAactatattcatgaaatattcatgaGATTGAAAAGGATTAATTcactaaacaaaaacaaatgaattgaaaatgagCCAATTTAACAACCTGATAACTGATAATTCAACTGGAAATACCTAAAAGAAAAGATATAAATAATTTGAATGCCCCCCAATAAAATCCTGACATAAACTGCTCTAGAAATAGAATGCTAACAATCTGCTAAAAAAATAGTACActtactcttttttcagatgATCATCATGTATTTTCTCACACTGAcctaaaatgaaataacaaaaaaatctcAATATGTCTTTTTCATATCATAATACTTATATTATTGACTATTTTCTATTAAATTTTGGGCTACTCCAAAACAGAGAAGGCAGATGATACCTCAGTTTGTATAACAGTGGTTTTGTAGCTTATAGCTCTCAATATATCATAAATTCCATAGGATGCACTTTTGTCAGAACACTGAACATGTGCATTTAAAACATCACCAGACAGATTTCATACATGCTTGATGCTTCTatgttaggtttttttttaccatttacaAAGGCTGGTTTATTGACTTTGTATTAAATGAGCTGCTAGCATGTGACATCACTATAGaataaaaactaaaaatcaGTTCTGCATACTTTAATGGATCACAACACCTTATCTAATTTTCCTGTGTTtaatcaaatataaataaatggaCATCAGGGTGAAATCTCCACTTAATCCACAATAGAAGGTTGCTTTATTAGGAAGACAAACAGCTATTGGTCCACTAACAGGCATTTACGCTTACTTCTTCCACAGTCTCATTATTATCAAAGCCAAGAATGAACTCTTTAATATAGTGGTGGGGAAGAAACTGTTTAAAATTAGTTTTCAAAAGGCCTATGgctttgtaaaaaaatcaaataatcaaggGTTCTTGTATGGGCACTCCTGTGAGTTGCCCATCTCTGTAACATAAAGCCCTGCCTCTGCAATCATATGCCATCTCTGTAACATAAAACCCTGCCGAATGCCAATGTATGTAACCTTttcatgatgaatgatgatttttttttttttttttttttgggggggggggggttagtttaataaataaacaaaacaggGGCATGATAATTATCTGGGATATTGACTGGATTTTGTTCAAtcctggaagaaaaaaaaatgcttaactCACCTAAATCAGATCTTGTGTTCACAAAAAGCTCATTTGGACAGAAATCCACCAGATAGTGTTTACAAACCtgataggaaaagaaaaaggtgaGATTAATTCATAATTGGTGTTTGTCTGATGTAAACATGCAGTGTTGTAGTATGGGATTGAGACGAAATGAAATCTTGGTTACACAGTCAGATAGGaaattcttaaaggacaagtccaccccaacaaaagttgatttgaataaaaagaggaaaatccaacaagcatagcactgaaaatttcatcaaaatcggatgtaaaataagaagttatgacatttttaagctttgcttaatttcacaaaagagttatattcacatcctggtcagtatgcaaatgaggggactgatgacattacTCACCCACTATtccatttgtatttcattatatgaaatcttTAAATTTTCTTCCCGTACTGTGAAAAAAGCTTTattactccctgaacatgtggtattaccattattttaacattttctggttcagtcaagttggtttttatcgtcaaatctgtaaaaattggaatattgtccttaattcaaacaataaaaaacaaaagcaatagtgagtgaggaacatcatcgactctctcatttgcatgtcactgagttgtgcatacaactgttttgtagaaaataagcgaaactttaattttgtaactttcttatttcacatccgattttgataaaattttcagtgttatacttgtctgatttttctcttttgattaaaatcaagatttttctggggtgaatTTGACTTTTAtcagttttcattatttataaaaatgacaatatctacttcattatctatctgaaaaaataattaaaatgcacctttttttgtttttagagaaaaaatcaaagcaGGTAGGTGAAGTTTGAACAATAGCAAGCCAACAAGttgcatttttaaaagttgtgatCTTGCTATACATGTAATCATGGAGACATTGCCACTGTGATATAAGGTAGATATGACTCTTCTTTTATGTGCTCCAATACACAAAATGGCTCAGATGTAATTTATTAAGAAGTTTTCTTCCACGAGGACATTCTGTGTTATAACTTTATTACTGCACCAGGGGAATAAGTTCTTAGGAGAAACTCACAAATCTATAATTAAGGGCAAACCCCATTGGAAAGTTGTCCCTGTCACGTGTCATCTTTCACTTagcaaattgccaatttgaaatttacatagtcttagggatcACCACACTgctgccataactttcttattctaatttctttcaaattttcagcattctgttttacttttttccccctctcaaacacacacttttttttaataataacattccatacatgtacattgccatttttatttcatcttaaaGAGAATACCGAGGACAagtaaatattataatattgaGTATACGATGGGTGATGGATGGATCTAAAAAGACTAAAAATAGTGGTGGGCTATACAAGGTGAGAAAATGTCAATGTTTCCAATCACAGAGAGAACCAGCTCCATAGATGCAGTTTGTGCTCCTGAGTAGGGCTGGGTCTAAAACCCGGGTACCCTGGTCCCGCCCGCATGCCTCAGGTACCcgggtagaaaaatcaatacctGATACCCGAAAATTGCTTACCAGTATACCGTACATGTATTGGATTTGTATTGCATAGTTTAAGACGTGATTGTAACTCATCACAAAAGTACACAAGTCTCATTTTGAATCTCACAAATTACCttcgaaatataaaaaaatacaagtttttcaagtgatgatgTGACTGAGATCGTTCAATCGtcgccatgtttcttttgcaCCTTCAGCATACGaagcgccagccaatcacgttcATGTTACCATTTTCAGTTCATCATAAACCGAAAATGGTAACACGATCGTTATTGGCTGGCACATCCGATGCTCCGAAActcggaaatcaattgactttgtgcatGTAGCGATAGATTCTACAAACTCACAAACACGATGTAATATCTGAGCTAGATTcggcctgaaaaaaaaaccaagtccATTTCCCCCTGAACGAAGGTTTTTCACAGGGAAATCgtttttggtttattttatATACCGTAGCTAACATATTTGATGTCTGTTATGATGATAAGGCTAGAGAAAGactcaagaaaataataatcagcAGCCCGTCGTAACCCATTCCGAACATGTACCGTagacgtctgccagttcacaacacatcgggTGGCCGGATGTAGCCACctagggcaatgtcgtttagaggggtatgagccgtgGGTAATGGGAAGTGATTATTACGATCTTGATCAAGAATTGTCCATAAAAGTTTGATTATCAAACGTACCTACCTTCATGaaactaatttcgactttattctgaAGTAATTGATttaaagcagcgaagttccctggcaaAGTTCAAACAGACGCCAAAcatactcggtaatattttgtcacagccGAGCGAGAGTGAGAGCTTGCATTGTGGTTATAGTAAGACTTAAAGATATGGTCCGGGCTGAATATATTTACATCTTACATATTTACAtctaatacatagagtagaattcactgagcaaaatgccgaaaatttcatcaaaatcggataacaaataatagttattgaaggttaaagtttagcaatattttgtgaaaacagtcgtcatgaatattcattaggtgggctgatgatgtcacatccccactttccgttttcttatgttattacattaaatcataattttttcattatttcatactttaaacttgtgtgaataatatgtctcccttataatgaaataagttgcagcaataaatatctaatgcactaaggCGAGGCGTCAAAAGCCCAAATGCGTTCCAACGCGTGCATAGCCATTGTTCCTTAATGAGAGTGTGCAAAGGAGTTCCAAGAGATTAGTACGAAGTACCGTTATATTCTACATTaaagctaatttgcataatccgTACACGCTGGGGAACGGGGCAATTATTATCTCGATCGCTATTGGCTAATCCGCCGGAGCGTCGCCCGAGAATACACTGAATAGTGCAAgttcacatacacacacacacacagcgcGCTAGCGTACACTTCACATAAAATGAGGTCAGTGTTCGGCGTGCACGTCGGATCAACATTTGCAGCGAAGCTTTGCAGCGAATGCAGCGCGTGAGGTGCGGGCGGATCTATACGAGAGGGGGAGTAGGGGTTGCTTGGGGCAAGCTTCCTGTACAAAgtaccaatttaaaaaaaaaaaaaaaatcccgtgTTTACGAGAGTCGCGCAAGCAAAACGGTGGCGGATCAGGACATgcttttaaattgttttgaggggaacgagtgaaaatatattttgtatacctttcgttatgaactCCCGTTCTCCATGACGAAATATAATTGATGAAAGGAAAGTATtaaaaacagaatagaagtcacaaacatctcagatgggtgtgcgatctatcacaacatgttttaaagttgtttttaggggtcaacaagttaaaatatatttgatatacctttcgttttgATCCCTTGTtatccgttaagaaatattaaatacgtcttttctcgacgatgttggaaacgtaaataaaacagaataaaagtcacaaacatctcagaataGTGAGCGATCTATCacgacatgttttaaaattgtttttaggtgtcaacaagttaaaatatatttgatatacctttcgttgtgatcccttgttgtccgttaagaaatattaattacgtcttttctcgacgatgttggaaacgtaaataaaacagaatagaagtcacaaacatctcagatgggtgtgcgatctatcacaacatgttttaaagttgtttttaggggtcaacaagttaaaatagatttgatatacctttcgttatgatcccctgTTCTccgtaaaaaaatattaaagatgcattttctcgacaaagttggaaatgtagataaaataaaatagaagttGGTAGCATCTCATATTTATTGGTGATACATATTTTTcgaggggtcaacaagttaaaatatatttgatatacctttcgttttgATCCCTTGTtgtccgttaagaaatattaaatacgtcttttctcgacgatgttggaaacgtaaataaaacagaatagaagtcacaaacatctcagaataGTGAGCGATCTATCacgacatgttttaaaattgtttttaggtgtcaacaagttaaaatatatttgatatacctttcgttatgatcccctgttatccgttaagaaatatgaaagatgcattttctcgacaaagttggaaacgtagataaaacaaaatagaagtcacaaacatctcagatgggtgtgcgatctatcagggcATGATTGAAAATTTTTcgaggggtcaacaagttaaaatagatttgatatacctttcgttatgatcccttgttctccgttaagaaatattaaatacgtcttttctcgacgatgttggaaacgtatataaaacagaatggaagtcacaaacatctcggATTGGTGTGCGAtttatcaggacatgttttaaaattgttgttAGGGGTCAACAAgacaaaatagatttgatatgcctttcgttatgatcccttaattgttctccgttaagaaaataatatcaaagatgcattttctcgacaaagttggaaacgtaaatataAGACAAAATAGAAGTTGGTAGCCTTTCATAtttgcgatctatcaggacatctTTTAAGATTGTTTGAAGGTGACAACAGGTTAAAATATATTCTATATGCATTTCGTTATGATACCTTGTTTTCCACAAAGCATAGGCGGTTCGGGGGGcgagggaccccccccccctcttggtcgagcaaaaaaaagatagaaaaaagggaaaagaggagggaaaagagaggagaataaagaaatggaagacgagtgaataaaataagatgagggaaagacttgggaaaaaaaatctttcatgtcactatacaattttcgctcgcgctttgcccTTGcagcattgcctgttaggtgattttcatatcttgttcaatgaGTTTAggtatcaagtttggaagttaatttacaaaacacatttcacctcggaaattgaacttcattattttgtgtgatttacaaactgatttttttaaagtgctctgtaaacatatgtcagttttatggtctgaatattaatattttctgttCGTGCTGCGCGCTCGCGAATTTTGATTGGTACCTATCATTCTCGTGCAttccatacattttcaaaatatcccttttcgggtctgattgtcaaatcgTATCAGGTTATACCGAGTATGTTTTAcgtgactgctaagaaagcacgaatgcctgtgagcaagcaatcaggggaccaacggcttaaggtcctctccgagggacctggtaatgaggataaatgccttaccaaagggcactcgcgcaccacttgggaatcgaacccggttcaccggaatccgaaacccccgctctacgactgagctatcgcgcctcagctagcgctgcacgctcgtattttgattggcgatttatgtatgtctcaatattgattatacaacaaactacttgaaatccccttttcatgacagtttatcaaaaaaattggCTCACGGTTTGCgttcgcattaatggttaaataTATGCATCATATTTATAGTTACAAaggtgcttgaaatgtccagatTTCAGGCCATActatcagatttcgcgccctcattatgcattaatgaatatttaagatatttcgGGTGATTTCATGCAACGGTCTAGAGTGGGCCATAATGTGCCTGCACTGTACATCTATAGGTCCTTGGTTGAAGTCAACGACCCTATAGCTATAACACCCCTTGAACCTGAATTGGGTCAATTACGCCGTCTAGCACGTTTTGAGAACAATAGATGAAGGTGTGAAAATCACAAAGCAGCTAACAATAGGAAAAATCCGTTTCAATTGAAGTTATGCTATAGATTGCGTGTAGCTGTTTGAATGTGAAAccctgaacatgctgaatgcCTCATTGTCTGTATGTTAACTACTGCTgtgtactagtaggtccatggttatataGATCAGTTGCGTGCATGTCTTCTCCAAGCCGATTCATAGCTTGTCGGTGGCTTTAATGCacgtaaaatacaaatatacatgtaactctcTGTCCCATTATAGGGCATTTTGACTCGCCGatgagataattttgacaaaacaaaaatgaatcacaCTAATTATGCAGCAGCTATGTTTCTAAACATTACATGATCAAAGAAAAGACACGGGATGatatttattaaatttgttaatgGCGGCTGGTCTTTATGATAAAAACATAGGTCTATTTTATCTTTAagacatgagaaaaaaaataaatcaattatataattaatGTGTGTGTTTTACTTTTTACAAACGTGTATCAATCGAACATGCTGACTACATGAAGAGTGTCGAGGTCCATTACATGATTTATTGGTATTTACACCGAGTTATCAAATAATGGTACACGATTTTAGAAAAGAAGTTTTGAGTGTCATCTCGTGTACGTCAAATCTTAGCAAATGTTaaaaagtttctgaaatgtCAATACTGTGAAAGTATATGCACTTCACTAAACGTGGACATCAGCAGGGTGGTCTCCATtaaaaggaattttttttttgccctgtCGATGTGTACCTCTCGATGTAAGGAGGCGATCGGAGCTGCACCCCTTCCATATTGTCagtgagaaaggaagaaagtgaTTACTCGAGATGGAgggtgaaaaagaggaagaggatcTGTAATGGGAGGAAGAAACATAATAGAACGGTAGGGCCGGAAGGAGAGGTTGGccatataaaattatgaaaacattcAGGTCACTATTATCAaaatcaagttcaagtttatttaataCAGGATATAGATGCTAATCTACAAAATccccaaaagagagaaaagagttGATATAAGGTTAAGAATTCAGACTATAGAACGGAATACCATTTACAAACACAAAATAGGCTATGCACAAGCACTTCCACCCGTATGCAATACTTTAATGAGGGTCTTCATCCGTCCAATGACATGcaaaaagtacaaaatttccCTTCGTGTACTTCTCTTCATTTTGTGAAGAGAAGTGCATCCTTTTTCCCCAGTGATTAATTGATTACAGtgattaattttattatgtcaCAATAAACCTAATTATGGCAATTTATGCACCCCCAATAAATAGTGTTGAAGGCCCGGTCTATCTCTACACACAGACCACACACACTTCACACAGTTCAGTCAAGGCGGTACCAAACGGCCGGTGCCAAATATACGGAAATTGTGAGGAGCGCTTTTCCTATAAAAGGAATTGATATGCATCATAAGGGCTTAAAACTTGACCAAAAAgtttatcaccccaaatttGAGAATATGGACCCCGgatatggacccatgtttaaggccaaTATCTAAAAATTGGGGGCATGAACCCATGTATCTAAAAGCaagtatctaaaaattggggccatgcatgtttagggattttccagcataaaaccataccccatgtttagAGATTTCCCGGAGATTTCTTCCAAAAGAGCGACCCATTTcagcggcacatccccgtatACCTTATTTcgtaagtaccccccccccctggctctaaatgtattcaaaattttctgaacTCTAAGATATTTGACTTGCACGTAATTAATTTCCTCGTAATTTTTCTCTTATGGCTCGACTGTATTgatcttttattttcactttgccGATATCATAATAAGACTCGAA
It contains:
- the LOC129269351 gene encoding luc7-like protein 3, translating into MNYEEEFLQYLQQIMNDVEKRIKRGHSRLALNSNRANLTAPNRGPDEEQIKILSERITSLLEQVESLGCEGRVDEAQNVMKLCDKLTMERAELQAASEEVLDTILSQEKQMEVCEVCGAFLIVGDSQTRVDDHLMGKQHMGFAKIKLTIEEIRDKRHKLITDREDKIRKEREEREKEREKEREERRKREREREKEREREREERRKEREKRERERSRRRSRSRSRDRRRRSRSRDRRRSRSRDRRRSRSRDRTRDRRRSRSSEHRHRSRSRDRRRSRSKERRRDKSRSRSRERRHSRRGSREKSSRSEERGDSRKGSRDRSRSKSPAKDTKDEENMDQAPQENQEDQKIGEEDSSKAEESMDTVDRDQATTDDGEMGEGEKKVSVNGSDEPQVQMPAF